One region of Oreochromis aureus strain Israel breed Guangdong linkage group 19, ZZ_aureus, whole genome shotgun sequence genomic DNA includes:
- the LOC116310321 gene encoding TOG array regulator of axonemal microtubules protein 2-like: MPEKTSNNFFHRFRGLIQRNRPGGDADPSHIAQRPRVCAVQLPPLFKQCTDSPQGVQRCWNLSPRLEDPFLSQEDLERSVCSLSSGDTHTPSDLRAIPLIDSPAEMTPLTPVPPPPRAASQLPVFSAKHSGADTKVIRGIRVVTAKNKLGPILEKLQLFQDGIVTSPGHTVPTKTFAAVKPSCPKPPTVPKAHKRGPRPGTLLRRPKVVPIDDKKADSQCSQKNPREGRVKLPPLAAPVESLSHSFSLLSSDDWIKKRQGLQTIQSLAKHHSDILKTKLHEVCLVLIEEVKNQRSAVACEAIHTIDELYIQLQKTMDPEVETTGRALLLKLAQTNNNFIHQEVNLALDAMVGNCSHGRILSALFNTGLNHRCVAVRNSTAQHLHQLADKLGAAVILKAGSFTERFLIAASRMAGDAAPEARYHGQTIIKKLALHKDFMNLWMKIVPEKDRRPVEKSLTKANNYRQQVSIQTKLSSPAGPRIPRCDNASPDEYRGDEQLLQ, from the exons ATGCCTGAAAAGACATCAAATAACTTTTTCCATCGCTTTCGAGGTTTGATTCAGAGAAACCGCCCAGGTGGAGAT GCAGACCCATCGCATATCGCACAGAGACCCAGAGTTTGTGCTGTGCAACTCCCACCTTTATTTAAGCAATGCACAGACTCTCCACAGGGAGTCCAGAGATGCTGGAACTTAAGTCCCCGGTTGGAGGACCCTTTTTTGAGTCAGGAGGACCTTGAAAGAAGTGTGTGTAGCCTCAGCtctggagacacacacacaccgagtgATCTGAGGGCCATTCCTCTCATTGATAGTCCTGCTGAGATGACACCGCTCACTCcagttcctccacctcctcgaGCAGCTTCACAATTGCCTGTTTTCTCTGCTAAACATTCAGGAGCAG ACACGAAGGTCATTCGTGGAATAAGAGTTGtgacagcaaaaaacaaacttggGCCCATTTTGGAAAAACTGCAGCTTTTCCAGGATGGGATTGTAACCTCACCTGGACACACAGTACCAACCAAAACCTTTGCTGCAGTAAAGCCTTCGTGTCCAAAACCTCCAACAGTTCCCAAAGCACATAAACGAGGACCTCGGCCTGGGACGTTGCTGCGCCGTCCAAAAGTCGTCCCTATAGACG ACAAGAAAGCAGACAGTCAGTGCAGTCAGAAGAATCCAAGAGAGGGCAGGGTCAAACTCCCACCTCTAGCTGCACCTGTAGAGAGCCTGTCCCACAGCTTTAGTCTGCTGTCTTCAGACGACTG GATAAAGAAAAGACAGGGGTTGCAAACTATTCAGTCTCTGGCAAAGCACCACTCGGACATCCTGAAGACTAAACTGCATGAAGTGTGTCTGGTCCTCATTGAGGAG GTGAAAAACCAACGCTCAGCAGTAGCCTGTGAGGCCATACATACCATCGATGAGCTCTACATTCAGCTCCAGAAAACAATGGACCCAGAAGTTGAAACAACAGGCCGAGCTCTATTGCTGAAGCTTGCACAGACCAACAACAACTTTATTCATCAGGAGGTCAATCTGGCGCTTGATGCCATGGTGGGAAATTGCAGCCATGGACGGATTCTGAGCGCTCTGTTTAACACAGGACTGAA CCATCGCTGTGTGGCAGTGAGGAATAGCACGGCTCAACACCTGCACCAGCTGGCTGACAAACTTGGAGCAGCCGTCATCCTGAAAGCAGGAAGCTTCACTGAACGCTTTCTAATTGCTGCCTCTAGAATGGCAGGGGATGCTGCACCTGAAGCCAG GTACCATGGGCAAACAATCATCAAGAAACTGGCCCTTCACAAGGACTTTATGAATTTGTGGATGAAGATTGTCCCTGAAAAAGACAGGCGTCCTGTGGAGAAGAGCTTGACAAAGGCTAATAATTACAGGCAGCAGGTCAGCATCCAGACTAAGCTCTCCTCTCCAGCAGGACCTCGGATCCCCAGATGTGACAATGCAAGTCCTGACGAGTACAGAGGAGATGAGCAGCTGCTACAGTAG